The genomic region GGCCCAGGGCAGCTCGGTGTCCGGCGTCTTGGCCGCATTCTCGACGGTGTCGATGTTGAACTTCTTGGTCTCGGTGATCGAGCTTGTCGAAATCTCGGTCATTAGTTCGCTCCCACAATCTTGTTCAGTACCGAGGTGAAGAAGCCCAGGCCGTCGGTGTCCGTCCCGCCGATGCCGTCCAGGGATTCGGGGCCGAAGCCAACTTCCACAGCGTGCTCCGGGTGCGGCATGAGGCCCACCACGTTGCCGGCGGCGTTGGAGATGCCGGCGATGTCGCGGCGGGAGCCGTTGGGGTTGAAGCCCACGTAGCGGAACACCACGCGGCCCTCTGCCTCAAGCGCATCCAGGGTCTTTTCGTCGGCGATGTACTGGCCGTCCTGGTTCTTCAGCGGCACCGTGATTTCCTGGCCCGCGGCGTAGTCCCCGGTCCAGTAGGTGCTGCTGTTTTCGACACGCAGCACCTGGTCGCGGCACATGAACTTCAGGTGGTCATTCTTGATCATCGATCCGGGCAGCAGATGTGACTCGGTGAGAATCTGGAAGCCGTTGCAGATGCCGAGCACGGGCAGCTTCGCCTCCGAGTTGGCGGCGTCGATGATCTTGGACATCAGCGGGGCGAAACGTGCGATGGCACCTGCACGGAGGTAGTCCCCGTACGAGAAACCGCCGGGGATGATGACGGCGTCCACGTCACCCAGTTCGGTGTCCGCGTGCCAGAGCGGCACGGGCGTGCCGCCTGCCAGGCGCACCGCGCGTGCGGCGTCGCGGTCATCCAGAGTTCCGGGGAAAGTGACGACGCCGATCTTTGCGCCCGCCAAGCGCGGCTCCGCGGCGACGGCGACTGCCTCGCCGATCAGGGGAAGTTCAGTCATCTCAGGCCTCGACGACCTCGACGTTCACGACGTCCTCGATCACGGGGTTGGACAGCAGAGTTTCGGCGGCATCGCGGGCCTGGGCCAGGATGTCCTCGGTCACCTCGCCGTCAACGGTCAGTTCGAAACGCTTGCCCTGGCGTACAGAGCTAAAGCTGGTGAAGCCCAGGCGGGGGAGTGCTCCCACGATGGCCTTCCCCTGCGGGTCCAGAATCTCGGGTTTGGGCATGACGTCGACAACGATCCGGGGCATCCGGCAACTCCTGTGCATGTGCATTGGGTAAGGGCGCAGCGGAGTGGTGCCGTCTCACGCCATTCCTGAAGTTGCCTGGCCGGTTCAAATGGCAGGCATTCAAATGGCATGGTGTGGACGGGCGCTCCGCGAGCTTGCATGCCTATTCTACCGGCCGCGGCGCACCACTTTCGTATTCGGTGCGGCGGACGCCTGAACATGGGAAGAACGACGCCGGCTCTGGCCCGCCGTGGGCAGCCTCAGTAGGATTGCGGAATGGCTGAGAAACCGAAATCTGTCCTGTTGCCGGTGATGGCCGTCGCCGTGTTCGCCGGCCTCGGCCGGATGGTGTTCCAGAAGATCAAGGCCGACCGTGCGGCCCGTCAGAATCGTGTTGGCCGGGGTGCCGCCGGGCAGGACCGGGTGGCCGGTCCTGTGGACGAGAAGACGCGCCAGTGGATCAGCGAAGTGGTCCGCACTCCGCGGCAGTAACTCCACCGCGCCGCGGCAGCGCAGCTTTACCTCCCCGGCGGCGGGTGCCCTTTAGGGTGCCCGCCGCCGCTTTGTGATGGGAATGTCGAAGGAAGTGACAAAAATGTAAATTCTGGTTTGTGCCCTATGTCATATGCGGCTCTCAGTAGGTACTGTGGGGACCGGTCGACGATTGCTGGGATCGACAGGACCTGTCATCTTCACGTGTCGTTGCCGCCTGCGCCCGGCAATGTAGCCGGGGCTGTTCCTTATGAAAGGTTCAAACCACTCGTGAAATCAGCAGGAAAAAGCTTCTTCCGAAGCCGGGGGGCCCGGAAAGCAGCGGCACTGGTTGTCGGCTTGCCTTTGCTCCTTTCGTCAGTCGGCGCGCTGCCCGCAACCGCGGCGCCGTCGCAGGGTGCGGCGCCGTCGCAGGGTGCGGCTCCGGCCGCACAGCAAAAGAACGTCGACCCCAACGACTACTCGGCCGGCCGCTACATCGTGGTCCTGACCGAGAAGCCCGCCGCCACCTACGAGGGCGGCACGCCGGGCCTGCAGGCCACAAAGCCGCGGTCCGGCCGCAAACTCGACGCCGACCGGGCGGAGGTCCGCAAGTACCAGGCCCACCTTGAGGCGAAGCAGGACGCGCTGGCCGAAAAGGAAAAGGTGCAGATCCGTCGCAAGTACACGGCGGCACTCAACGGCTTCAGCGCCACGCTCACCGCCGACCAGGCCGTGAACCTGGCCAAGAACCCTGGGGTCCTCGCGGTGGCGCCGGACACCCAGCAGGCCCCGGACTACTCCACCACGGACTTCCTCAAGCTCAGCGGCGCCAACGGCACGTGGAACAGGCAGTTCGGCGGCAAGGCGGGCGCCGGCAAGGGCGTTGTGGTGGGCGTCATCGACTCCGGCTACACGCCTGGCAGCCAGTTCTTCGCCGGCAAAGACGTTGCGCCGCTCAAGGGCAATCCGCAGGTTGGCGTTCCCTACCGCACCGCCGGCGGCAACATCGCGATGCTGAAGGCAGACGGCAGCACCTTCGAGGGCGAGTGCCAGAAGGGTGAAAAGTTCAACGGAACGGCCTGCAACTCCAAGGTCCTCAGTGCCAGGTACTTCTCTGACGCCTTCGAGGAGTCCGTGGCCAAGCAGGACCGGGCGCCGGAGGAACTGATTTCGCCAGTGGATGTGGGAAGCCACGGAACCCACACGGCAAGCACCGCCGCCGGCAACGCCGACGTCGAGACCTTCGTTGACGGCCGCAGCTTCGGCCTGACCGGCGGCATCGCACCGGCAGCCAAGCTTTCCATCTACAAGATCTGCTGGGAGGACAACGATCCCAACACCGGCGGCTGCTACACCTCGTCCGCCGTGGACGCCATCAACCAAGCCGTACTCGACGGCGTGGACGTCCTGAACTACTCGATCTCGGGCACCACCTCCACCACCACGGACCCGGTGTCAATGGCGTTCCTGTCCGCCGCCTCAGCCGGCATCTTCGTGGCCACCTCCGCGGGCAACTCCGGCCCTGAAGCCAGCACCGTGAACCACGGCGAACCGTGGGTCACCACCGTTGCGGCCAGCAGCTTCTCGCAGGAACTGCAGGGAACTGTCGAGTTCTCCGACGGCAGCAAGTTCCGCGGCGCCAGCATCATGAACCGTGAAGTTGCCGGCGCAGGCGTTGTGCTTGCCGCCAATGCAGCATCCGGGCAGGCCGCCGACCCTGCACTGTGCGCCCCGGGCTCACTCGACCCGGCCAAGATCGCCGGCAAGGTGGTGGTCTGCGACCGCGGCGTCTACGACCGGGTGGCCAAGAGCGCCGAGGTTGCGCGGGGTGGCGGGGTGGGCATGATCCTCGTCAACCTGACAGCATCGTCGCTCGACGCCGACAAGCACTCCGTCCCCACCGTGCACGTGAATCCGCCTGCCACGGCGACCATAAAGGCAAAGGTGGCGGCGAACCCGGCCATCAAGGTTTCCCTGGTCAACAAGGACACCACGGGACTGCCCGCAGAGGCGCAGCCACAGATCGCCGGCTTCTCCTCCCGCGGACCGCTCCTCGCCACCGACTCCGACCTGCTGAAGCCCGACGTCGCCGCGCCCGGCGTGGCTGTCCTGGCCGGAGTATCGCCGATCGGCGCCGGCGGCGACGAATTCGGATTCATGTCCGGGACGTCGATGGCGTCGCCCCACGTGGCCGGCTTCGGTGCCCTCATCCTGGGCAAGAACCCCATCTGGTCCCCGGCCGCCGTGAAGTCGGCCATGATGACCACCGCCAGCGACGTCAAGCTCGCAGACGGCAGCAAGAACACGGACGTCCTGGCCACCGGTGCAGGGCAGGTCAATCCCGCCCGCGTGCTGGATCCGGGTCTCGTGTACGACGCCAGCACCGATGATTACCTGCGGTTCATCCAGGGAACCGGCGTCGACCTGGGCATGCCCGGCCTCCGCACCACGCGGCCCCGCGACATGAACGTCCCGTCCGTCTCGCTCGGAAACCTGGCAGGCAGGATCGAGGTCACCCGCACGGTGACAGCGCTGACGCCGGGCGTGTACAGCGCCAAGGCCAGCGTGCCGGGAGTGAAGGTGACCGTCACGCCGTCGGTCCTGTCCTTCGGCGCGGCCGGCGAGAAGCGCACGTTCAAGGTGGCCTTTGAAAACCAAAGCGCCAAGCTGGGTGAGTTCGCCGCCGGTGCGCTCACGTGGCAGGGGGCCAACAAGACCGTGACATCACCCATTGCGGTCCGGCCGCAGTCGGTGGTGGCTCCCAAGAACATTTCGTTCACCTCCCAAGGAGCCAACGGTTCCGGGAACATCAGCATCGTCTCGGGTTCGAACTCGCCCACGAACGTGACGCTCGACGGCCTGTCAAAGGCGGACTCCTCACCCATCGAACTTGTCCCCGGGCCGTTCCGGTACGAGGCGGATGCCTCGAACTTCGTCAAGACCGTGGAAGTTCCGGCCGGGGTACCGCTGGCCAAGCTGTCCGTGATTTCTGCGGATGAGAACGCCGACTTCGACATGGTGGTCATCACCCCGGACGGTGAGGGAATTGTCGTCGCCACGGCCTCAGCGAGCGAGTCCGTCTCGATACCGAACCCTGCTGCGGGAACCTACCGGATGTTCGTGAACCTCTACGACAGTCCCAGCCACCGGGCAACCAGGGCCTCCGTGGATGCTGCGGTCCTGGGGGCAAATGAGGGCAACGCCACCGTGACGCCTGATCCGGTCCGCCTTGCGAACGGGCTCGGCGGGAAGCTTGCCCTCACCTGGAAGAACCTGGCTCCCGGCTCCTACATCGGACGGATCACCTTCGACGGGGCGAGCTCCCCGACGTTTGTGAACGTTGTGGTGGCGGAGGGCGGCGCCGTCGCAGTTGCACCGGCTTCGGAAGATCCGAAGAAAAAGAAGGAACAGGGGAAGGTCCAGAACGAGGACCTGATGCGGTCACCGGATAACTCCATCTAGGAAGGTCCCGGAACCGGGCTCCCGAAAGGGCCCCACAGCGAAGGCCGGCGAGCGTGGCGCAAAATGCCAGGGTCCCGCCGGCCTTCGCCGTGCCCTGCCCTGTTCCAGCCGGCATCCCCTGCAGCTGGATACCGGGCAGCAGATGGCGCCGGGATCAGATGGCGCCCGTGGACCCGGCTACTCCGCCCAGCAGTGGGGACAGCGCCCGCCAGCGGGCAATTTCGCAGCCGTCCGTCAGGGAAAACCGGGAGTTCACAGCACGGCCGTTGAAGGTGCCGGTGACCACGGCAACCTGGGGGCCGCCGTACTGCTGGGTGCAGAGCTTGGGCGGGCCCGGCTCGGGGAAGAAGATCCGTTCGCCGAAGCGGCCGACGGCGGCAATCGCCGCCGCCGGATCCGGCAGCGTTGATTCCACCAGCTGGCCGGAACGGCTGACGAGGGTAAAGACGTGTTCCGGGCCGCCGGGGGCGTGGGTGAGGGCGACGGTCAGTTCCAGGTCCGGGTCCGGAGGCAGGTCCGGGCCCGGGCCCGGGCCCGGGGATGCAGGTGTAGCGTTCATCGTTCCGCCTCCGCCCCGAAGTGGTCGAAGAGCGGCGCGAGGGCGGCCATCAGCCGGCCGCGCAGCGCCTGGGCTTCGGCCGAGAAGGCCCGCTGCTGCTCCACGTAAGCAGCCTTGCCGCCGGGGGTCTCAATCGGAATGGCCGGGTAGCCCCAGTCTGTGAGGTCATAGGGGGAGGCCTGCATGTCCATGGCCCGCACCCGCCACGACAGCTCGAAGCAGTCCATCACGAGTTCGCTCGGCAGGGCCGGGGAGAGCTTGTACGCCCACTTGTAGAGATCCATGTTGGCATGCAGGCACCCGGGCTGCTCCATGCTCCGCTGGTTCTCCCGGCTGGGTGACAGCTCATTCAGGGGCACGGCGTCGTGTGTGTAGAACCGGAATGCGTCGAAGTGGGAGCAACGGATCCTGTTGTCTTCAACCACCTTGTCCGTGCCCGCGCCGCCCAGCCGCAGCTTGAGGTACTCGTGGCGCAGCTCGAACTTCTCCTGCCGGTAGACCATGGCCCACTCATGCAGGCCGAAGCAGCCGAACTGCGCCGGCCGCGCGGCCGTTCCGGCCAGGATGACCCGGGCAAACAGGAGGGCGTCGCGCCGTTCGGCCAGGAATGCCTCCCGGTCGAACGCCACCGCGGTGCTGCCGTGCGGGAGGCCCGCGCTGGCCAGCTCGCCGCCGTCGAGGGCTTTGTAGTATTTCCAGTCCTTGCGGGCGGCAGCCTCTGTTCCGGAGAGGACCACGCCGTCCCCGGGATGCCAGCGCAGCAGCTGGCCTGGCTTTTGCGTGTAGTACGTGAAGAGGAAGTCCTCCACGGGATGCTTCCGCCCCGCGGAGCGGCGGGCAAGGTAGGGATCGGCGTACCGGCGCACCCTGCGCGCGTGAGCGGCTTCGCGTTCCCGCCAGTCGGCGGGGGAGAGGACCTGGGCAACGGGGATCGTCAAAGCAGTGCCTGCCACAGTGCTAAAGCGCCCCGCCTGCGGCACCGAGGATGTCCTTGGCGGCGTTCCAGGCACCGATCTGGCAGCCGTCCCGCAGGGCGAAGGAGGTCTCCACCGGGGTGCCATTGACTTCGCCGGTCACGGTGGCCACCTGCGGCCCGCCGTACTGCTGCGTGCAGGAGATGCCTTTCGGCGGAGCGGCGCCGTTCACGATGGCTGCGTTGTTCTTCAGAGCCGTGCACGCTGCGGCGGCGTTGGGGTGCTGGCTTTCTGCCATCGGCGCGCCGCCCTTGCAGACCAGCGTGTAGTTGACGGCCTTACCGTCCTTCGACGCTTTGACCGTGATGGACAGTTCGGCATTGCCGGCGCCGGGGCCGGATGGCAGGGGAGAAGCGGCAGGGGGTGCGGGCGCTGGGACTGTCGTTTCGGCGTCGGGCGGTGTTGTCCCGGGCGTCGGGGTACCGGGAGTGCCGGTGCCGGGGGTTTCAGTGCCCGGAGTCTCGGTGCCTGGGGTTTCGGTGCCGGGCGATGAGGTCCCCGTCGAGCCGGTGGTGGTCCCGGGGGAGGCCGAAGGCTGGCCGGTTCCGGTGTCCGGGGTGCAGGCCGCGAGACCGCCCGTCGCCGCGAGGGCGAGCAGCACAGAAATCAGTTGCTTGCGCATGCCGGGTCTCCTCAAGTTTTTCCCATTCTACCGTCGGGGCCCCGGCCCGTCCGGTACGGGCGGATAACGGTACCCGGCAATTGCTAACGGAAGGGTATCGATTCTTGCGGGCGTCCGCGGTATGTTTCTGACATCAACGGGTGCGCGGCATAACCATATAGTGATGACGCCCATGGGGGGCAGAGCGTCCAGTTCGTGGGACCGAAGGTCTACAGGTCCTGAACCAAGGAAGGCATCCCCCATGATCCCTCAGCAATCCACTACCCGCCCCGGACATAGCAGAAGGCTGCCGGCCATATTCGCCGTGGCCCTTGCCATGGTCATTGGCCAGGGCCTCGCCGGTCCAACCGCGGCGGCTCCTGCACCTGCATCGGTGCAGCCGGCCACGCTACAGCCAGTGGCTGCCCAGCCGGCAGCATCCCCGCTCGACGACGGCCACTACATCGTGATGCTCAAGGACAAACCGCTGGCCACTTACTCCGGCGGCGTCCCGGGCATCCCCGGCACGGCGGTGCCGAAGGGGAAGAAGCTGAACCCCTCCGGCCCCAACTCGCGCAAGTACGATTCGCACCTCAAAGCCAAGCAGCGGCAGGCGGCAGCCTCCAAGGGTGTGACCATCAACAGGAGCTACACCCTGGCCCTCAACGGTTTCAGCGCAGTTCTCTCCGCAGCCCAGGCGAAGGCGCTCGCCGGTGATACCAACGTTCTGGCCGTGGTCCCGGACAGCATCCGCAAGCCGGACTACTCGAGCACGGACTTCCTTGGACTGCCCGGCGGCGACGGCGTGTGGGACCAGCAGTTCGGTGGCGCGGATGAGGCGGGCAAGGGCATCGTGGTCGGCATGGTGGACACCGGTTACACGCCCGACAACCCGTTCTTCGCCGGGGACACCGTCGATCCGCTGTCCGGCACGCCGGACGTTGGCGTGCCGTTCCGCCTCCAGGGCAACGTGATCGCCATGCGCAAGGCCAACGGCGGGACCTTCGTGGGCGACTGCGTGGCCGGCGACGGGTTCGACGGCACGGAATGCAACAGCAAAGTCATCGGTGCCAGGTTCTACGACAAGGCCTACAAGGCAGCGGTTCCACCGGAATTCCGGTCCCCGAATGAGAAGTTCTCGCCGCTGGACGTTAGCGGCCACGGATCACACACCGGCAGCACCGCAGCCGGAAACGCCGACGTCACCCAGACGGCAGGCGGGCGCGACTTCGGCAAGAGCTCAGGCGTTGCACCGGCGGCCAAGATTGCCGTGTATAAGGTCTGCTGGGAAGGCGCCATTCCGGAGGCCACCGGGTGCGTTGACTCGGACATTCTCAACGCCATCCAGGATGCCGTCCTCGACGGCGTGGACGTGCTGAACTTCTCCATCTCGGGAAACAACAACTCCACCGTCGATGCCGTTTCCCTCGCGTTCCTCAACGCCGCCGCCGCAGGGATCTTTGTCGCTGCCTCCGGAGGCAATTCCGGCCCGACGGCCTCGACCGTCAACCACGCCGGTCCCTGGATCACCAGCGTGGCAGCCTCGACGTTCGACAACACGCTCCGCGGAACCGCGGAACTGTCGGACGGCAGCAAGTTCGCCGGTGCAAGTGTCATGAGCAGCGAGGTGGACTCCAAGCCGATCGTGCTGGCCGTGGACGTGAAGGCAGCCGCCGCCCTGGCAACTGATGCGGCGCTGTGCGCGCCGAACTCCCTGGACCCGGCCAAAACTGCAGGCAAGATCGTGGTCTGTGACCGCGGCGTTGTGGCACGCGTTGACAAGAGTGCCGAGGTCAAGCGCGCAGGCGGCGTGGGCATGGTCCTGGTCAACCTGACGCCCGGCTCGCTCGACGCCGACCTGCACAGCGTGCCCACGGTGCACGTGGGCGACCCGAAGATCAAGGACCTGGTGGCGGCGACCCCGGGTATGACGGCAAGCCTGAAGGCGACCGACACCACCGGGGCCGAACCTCCGCCGGTGCCGCAGA from Arthrobacter globiformis harbors:
- the purQ gene encoding phosphoribosylformylglycinamidine synthase subunit PurQ; amino-acid sequence: MTELPLIGEAVAVAAEPRLAGAKIGVVTFPGTLDDRDAARAVRLAGGTPVPLWHADTELGDVDAVIIPGGFSYGDYLRAGAIARFAPLMSKIIDAANSEAKLPVLGICNGFQILTESHLLPGSMIKNDHLKFMCRDQVLRVENSSTYWTGDYAAGQEITVPLKNQDGQYIADEKTLDALEAEGRVVFRYVGFNPNGSRRDIAGISNAAGNVVGLMPHPEHAVEVGFGPESLDGIGGTDTDGLGFFTSVLNKIVGAN
- the purS gene encoding phosphoribosylformylglycinamidine synthase subunit PurS, encoding MPRIVVDVMPKPEILDPQGKAIVGALPRLGFTSFSSVRQGKRFELTVDGEVTEDILAQARDAAETLLSNPVIEDVVNVEVVEA
- a CDS encoding S8 family serine peptidase, whose amino-acid sequence is MSYAALSRYCGDRSTIAGIDRTCHLHVSLPPAPGNVAGAVPYERFKPLVKSAGKSFFRSRGARKAAALVVGLPLLLSSVGALPATAAPSQGAAPSQGAAPAAQQKNVDPNDYSAGRYIVVLTEKPAATYEGGTPGLQATKPRSGRKLDADRAEVRKYQAHLEAKQDALAEKEKVQIRRKYTAALNGFSATLTADQAVNLAKNPGVLAVAPDTQQAPDYSTTDFLKLSGANGTWNRQFGGKAGAGKGVVVGVIDSGYTPGSQFFAGKDVAPLKGNPQVGVPYRTAGGNIAMLKADGSTFEGECQKGEKFNGTACNSKVLSARYFSDAFEESVAKQDRAPEELISPVDVGSHGTHTASTAAGNADVETFVDGRSFGLTGGIAPAAKLSIYKICWEDNDPNTGGCYTSSAVDAINQAVLDGVDVLNYSISGTTSTTTDPVSMAFLSAASAGIFVATSAGNSGPEASTVNHGEPWVTTVAASSFSQELQGTVEFSDGSKFRGASIMNREVAGAGVVLAANAASGQAADPALCAPGSLDPAKIAGKVVVCDRGVYDRVAKSAEVARGGGVGMILVNLTASSLDADKHSVPTVHVNPPATATIKAKVAANPAIKVSLVNKDTTGLPAEAQPQIAGFSSRGPLLATDSDLLKPDVAAPGVAVLAGVSPIGAGGDEFGFMSGTSMASPHVAGFGALILGKNPIWSPAAVKSAMMTTASDVKLADGSKNTDVLATGAGQVNPARVLDPGLVYDASTDDYLRFIQGTGVDLGMPGLRTTRPRDMNVPSVSLGNLAGRIEVTRTVTALTPGVYSAKASVPGVKVTVTPSVLSFGAAGEKRTFKVAFENQSAKLGEFAAGALTWQGANKTVTSPIAVRPQSVVAPKNISFTSQGANGSGNISIVSGSNSPTNVTLDGLSKADSSPIELVPGPFRYEADASNFVKTVEVPAGVPLAKLSVISADENADFDMVVITPDGEGIVVATASASESVSIPNPAAGTYRMFVNLYDSPSHRATRASVDAAVLGANEGNATVTPDPVRLANGLGGKLALTWKNLAPGSYIGRITFDGASSPTFVNVVVAEGGAVAVAPASEDPKKKKEQGKVQNEDLMRSPDNSI
- a CDS encoding serine protease inhibitor, whose amino-acid sequence is MNATPASPGPGPGPDLPPDPDLELTVALTHAPGGPEHVFTLVSRSGQLVESTLPDPAAAIAAVGRFGERIFFPEPGPPKLCTQQYGGPQVAVVTGTFNGRAVNSRFSLTDGCEIARWRALSPLLGGVAGSTGAI
- a CDS encoding 3-methyladenine DNA glycosylase; the protein is MAGTALTIPVAQVLSPADWREREAAHARRVRRYADPYLARRSAGRKHPVEDFLFTYYTQKPGQLLRWHPGDGVVLSGTEAAARKDWKYYKALDGGELASAGLPHGSTAVAFDREAFLAERRDALLFARVILAGTAARPAQFGCFGLHEWAMVYRQEKFELRHEYLKLRLGGAGTDKVVEDNRIRCSHFDAFRFYTHDAVPLNELSPSRENQRSMEQPGCLHANMDLYKWAYKLSPALPSELVMDCFELSWRVRAMDMQASPYDLTDWGYPAIPIETPGGKAAYVEQQRAFSAEAQALRGRLMAALAPLFDHFGAEAER
- a CDS encoding SSI family serine proteinase inhibitor, with amino-acid sequence MRKQLISVLLALAATGGLAACTPDTGTGQPSASPGTTTGSTGTSSPGTETPGTETPGTETPGTGTPGTPTPGTTPPDAETTVPAPAPPAASPLPSGPGAGNAELSITVKASKDGKAVNYTLVCKGGAPMAESQHPNAAAACTALKNNAAIVNGAAPPKGISCTQQYGGPQVATVTGEVNGTPVETSFALRDGCQIGAWNAAKDILGAAGGAL
- a CDS encoding S8 family serine peptidase, which encodes MIPQQSTTRPGHSRRLPAIFAVALAMVIGQGLAGPTAAAPAPASVQPATLQPVAAQPAASPLDDGHYIVMLKDKPLATYSGGVPGIPGTAVPKGKKLNPSGPNSRKYDSHLKAKQRQAAASKGVTINRSYTLALNGFSAVLSAAQAKALAGDTNVLAVVPDSIRKPDYSSTDFLGLPGGDGVWDQQFGGADEAGKGIVVGMVDTGYTPDNPFFAGDTVDPLSGTPDVGVPFRLQGNVIAMRKANGGTFVGDCVAGDGFDGTECNSKVIGARFYDKAYKAAVPPEFRSPNEKFSPLDVSGHGSHTGSTAAGNADVTQTAGGRDFGKSSGVAPAAKIAVYKVCWEGAIPEATGCVDSDILNAIQDAVLDGVDVLNFSISGNNNSTVDAVSLAFLNAAAAGIFVAASGGNSGPTASTVNHAGPWITSVAASTFDNTLRGTAELSDGSKFAGASVMSSEVDSKPIVLAVDVKAAAALATDAALCAPNSLDPAKTAGKIVVCDRGVVARVDKSAEVKRAGGVGMVLVNLTPGSLDADLHSVPTVHVGDPKIKDLVAATPGMTASLKATDTTGAEPPPVPQIAEFSSRGPTLASNGDLLKPDVTAPGVAVLAAVSPVGFKGENFGFLSGTSMASPHIAGSGALLLGKNPQWSPAAVKSAIMTTAYDLVNAKGTNVHDVFAQGAGHVDPARFDSPGLVYDAGISDWMGFLQGQGIDLGVAPIAAKDVNLPSVALGAMSGSQTVTRSVTAVTAGTYRAAITLPGITATVSPAEVTLAEGESATFTITFTTAGAPLNAYSTGSLTWTSGDNTVRSPVAVRPVP